A genomic window from Thermodesulfovibrionia bacterium includes:
- a CDS encoding 3-deoxy-manno-octulosonate cytidylyltransferase, with amino-acid sequence MKIVGIIPARMGSSRFPGKPLALIAGRPMIYHVYWRSKMSKRLSDVFIATCDKEIEEYCINNKMNVVMTKDTHERASDRTAEAMLKIEKIINTKIDIPVMIQGDEPMLVPEMIDLAVEPLVEDKNVSVVNLMSPLKSDDEHDDPNEVKVVVDKNNFALYFSREPIPSRKKGVKASSILKQVCIIPFTREFLLEFNELPQTPLEIAESVDMLRVLEHGGRVKMAYSPYETYSVDTKEDLEKVESLMKNDKLIQRYDNKA; translated from the coding sequence ATGAAGATAGTAGGTATAATCCCGGCGAGAATGGGTTCAAGCAGGTTTCCCGGGAAACCACTGGCGCTGATCGCCGGCAGGCCGATGATATACCATGTGTATTGGCGGAGCAAAATGTCAAAGAGGCTCTCAGATGTATTCATCGCTACCTGCGACAAGGAGATCGAGGAATACTGCATTAACAATAAAATGAATGTGGTCATGACAAAAGATACCCATGAGAGGGCATCGGACAGGACGGCTGAGGCCATGCTGAAGATCGAGAAAATAATAAATACAAAGATAGATATCCCTGTCATGATACAGGGTGATGAACCCATGCTCGTGCCTGAGATGATAGACCTGGCCGTTGAGCCTCTTGTTGAAGACAAGAACGTATCAGTCGTTAATCTAATGTCACCGCTCAAAAGCGATGACGAACATGATGACCCTAACGAAGTAAAGGTTGTGGTTGATAAGAATAATTTTGCTCTCTATTTCTCAAGAGAGCCGATCCCTTCAAGAAAAAAAGGGGTGAAGGCGTCTTCTATTTTAAAACAGGTATGCATAATTCCATTTACAAGGGAGTTCCTTCTTGAGTTCAATGAACTCCCGCAGACCCCTCTTGAAATAGCTGAGTCAGTTGATATGCTCCGTGTCCTGGAGCATGGGGGCAGGGTTAAGATGGCGTATTCTCCGTATGAGACCTATAGCGTTGATACAAAAGAGGACCTTGAAAAGGTTGAATCATTGATGAAGAACGACAAGTTAATTCAAAGATACGATAACAAAGCTTAA